A single Lactuca sativa cultivar Salinas chromosome 8, Lsat_Salinas_v11, whole genome shotgun sequence DNA region contains:
- the LOC111902021 gene encoding homeobox protein knotted-1-like 6 has protein sequence MDQMYGFHSTSDYTIPPENNLILPSEHHGFHPPVYHSWPFYGSDELLSAAASVVTDAVSIDTTHQIILPKRRTNRQHDLQAKNNGDNDDDDDTSRDTIKHKIASHPSYSKLLDAYIDCHKVGAPPEIACLLDDIRLENGARKRNATASTCLGVDPELDEFMETYCHLLVKYQSDLARPFDEATVFIRNIKTQLRNLCTDVCTFSSEEDLSGETDSTLISQELKDTLIRKFGGRISSLKQEFNKKKKKGKLPNEARQTLLDWWNSHIKWPYPTEGDKISLAETTGLDPKQINNWFINQRKRHWKPSESMQLAAMGGLAGQYT, from the exons ATGGATCAAATGTATGGCTTCCACTCGACATCCGATTACACAATTCCACCGGAAAACAACCTGATTCTTCCGTCGGAGCACCACGGATTTCATCCACCCGTCTATCACAGCTGGCCGTTTTACGGATCCGATGAGTTGCTATCTGCTGCTGCCTCAGTCGTAACGGATGCGGTTTCGATTGATACTACTCATCAGATTATTCTTCCAAAACGTCGAACCAATCGACAACATGATCTTCAAGCAAAAAATAACGGAGataacgatgatgatgatgatacttCTCGCGATACAATCAAGCACAAAATCGCGTCTCATCCTTCCTACTCCAAGTTGCTCGATGCTTATATTGATTGCCACAAG GTAGGAGCGCCACCGGAAATCGCGTGTTTGTTGGATGATATCCGTCTCGAAAATGGCGCTCGTAAACGAAACGCAACCGCTTCCACTTGCTTAGGAGTCGATCCTGAGCTCGACGAATTCATG GAAACCTACTGCCATCTACTAGTGAAGTATCAATCCGATCTCGCAAGGCCTTTTGATGAAGCTACAGTTTTCATCCGCAATATCAAAACGCAACTCCGCAATCTCTGCACAG ATGTTTGTACATTTTCATCTGAAGAAGATTTAAGCGGAGAGACAGATAGTACACTGATAAGCCAGGAGCTGAAAGACACTCTCATACGTAAATTTGGAGGTCGTATAAGTTCCCTCAAGCAAGAGTTtaataagaagaaaaagaaaggaaAGCTTCCAAATGAGGCAAGACAAACATTACTTGATTGGTGGAATTCACATATTAAATGGCCTTACCCTACA GAAGGTGATAAGATATCCTTGGCGGAAACAACAGGATTAGATCCGAAGCAAATCAACAACTGGTTTATAAATCAAAGGAAGCGGCATTGGAAACCATCGGAAAGCATGCAGTTGGCTGCAATGGGTGGTCTTGCTGGGCAGTATACTTAA